In a single window of the Tellurirhabdus bombi genome:
- a CDS encoding TonB-dependent receptor domain-containing protein, with protein MKQFFLLLMLALWSGGLLAQSDQAGQITGVLTDSTTSKTIPFATVALKADAKLITGTTTDGTGAFGLTNLPLGKYQLEISFVGYRTKTIPVVLTNSNPTLRLEKNQLTPEDRTLGEVTVVSQKALVEDKGDRLIYNAEKDISNAGGTAADVLRKVPTLSVDLNGNVQMRGNSNLKVLINGKPSAMMARNLADALKQMPANTIKSIEVITSPGAKYDAEGSAGVINIITKKALQGFNGSVNATAGNFNRGLGTNLALKKKKWGLSLAANGYQYRNIRDIQTNRTTLLDGKPVNILSQISTGDNTGTGGYGEMSIDYDPDSTSRINFAANVWGGNFPNDSRVFNNLTDPAGVSLQAFRNDIRFRNPYGNGQLDLGYTKTFKKPEQEFSFLTQFSLMPDNYFYDTDRYSLSEQLLLRQHSTNYSRNKEYTLQTDYTHPFTRKGAKDTTSFKLEVGAKAILRDIGSEYRVEELRDAEKGWIVDPTQANDFDYTQNVYSGYTALRMETKRKWSLNAGARFEHTDIRGNFLTTKTALASQYNNLIPSVTLSKGLKTHTLKVSYTQRIQRPQIWYLNPWLNASDPKNLQTGNPYLDPEVSHATELSHSVTTKKGVSINSALYWRQTDNAIEFLSTVDSTGVSLVKPQNIAQRKAYGLNINLSGQINKNWTMNGGSDLRYIDLYSPALKQGNSGMIWNVNFNSTYKLPNNYTLQANGSYGSGWISLQGTNSGFYWYGFSAKREFWDKKASLTLGVNNPFSRGIRQTATESAPSFRSEGRYFFVNRSARLTFEWRFGQMNAGGSKQSKKISNDDRGGR; from the coding sequence ATGAAACAATTCTTCCTTTTACTCATGCTGGCCCTCTGGTCAGGTGGACTTCTCGCCCAATCTGACCAAGCCGGACAAATCACCGGCGTCCTTACGGACTCTACAACGTCCAAAACAATCCCTTTTGCTACCGTAGCACTCAAAGCCGATGCAAAACTCATCACAGGTACCACAACGGATGGGACCGGAGCTTTTGGGTTAACAAATCTACCGTTAGGAAAATATCAACTGGAAATATCTTTCGTAGGCTATCGAACGAAAACAATACCGGTGGTGCTGACCAACTCAAACCCTACCCTGCGTTTAGAAAAAAATCAATTGACCCCGGAAGATAGAACGCTGGGTGAGGTAACCGTTGTGAGCCAGAAAGCATTGGTGGAGGACAAAGGCGATCGGCTGATCTACAACGCCGAAAAAGACATTTCCAACGCGGGTGGCACTGCTGCTGACGTACTACGAAAAGTGCCGACCCTGAGCGTTGATTTAAACGGAAATGTTCAAATGCGGGGAAACAGTAACCTCAAAGTGCTGATCAATGGGAAACCGTCCGCCATGATGGCCCGTAACCTGGCCGATGCCCTGAAGCAGATGCCCGCCAATACGATCAAATCGATTGAAGTCATTACTAGTCCGGGTGCCAAGTACGACGCAGAAGGCTCGGCTGGGGTTATTAACATCATTACCAAAAAAGCCTTGCAGGGATTCAATGGTTCCGTCAATGCCACCGCCGGTAACTTTAACCGCGGCTTAGGGACTAATCTGGCGTTAAAGAAAAAGAAATGGGGGCTGTCGCTGGCTGCCAACGGCTACCAATACCGGAATATTCGGGATATACAGACAAACCGGACAACGTTGCTGGATGGAAAGCCAGTTAATATATTGTCCCAAATCAGTACGGGAGACAATACCGGGACCGGTGGCTATGGCGAGATGAGTATTGATTATGACCCCGATTCAACCAGCCGTATCAACTTTGCGGCCAATGTTTGGGGAGGGAATTTCCCAAACGATAGCCGAGTGTTTAATAACCTGACCGATCCGGCGGGAGTTAGCTTGCAGGCGTTTCGGAATGACATTCGCTTTCGTAATCCCTATGGAAACGGACAGCTTGATTTGGGGTATACCAAGACATTTAAGAAGCCAGAGCAGGAGTTCTCGTTCTTGACCCAATTCAGCCTGATGCCTGATAATTACTTCTACGATACAGACCGGTATTCCTTATCCGAGCAACTTTTGTTACGGCAGCATAGCACCAATTATAGCCGTAACAAGGAATATACGCTGCAAACTGATTATACCCACCCATTTACACGGAAAGGAGCGAAAGATACCACAAGCTTTAAACTGGAAGTCGGCGCGAAGGCCATTCTGCGTGACATCGGCAGCGAATACCGGGTTGAAGAATTAAGAGACGCTGAGAAGGGCTGGATTGTAGACCCCACTCAGGCAAATGATTTTGATTATACACAGAACGTTTACTCCGGTTACACAGCGCTACGGATGGAGACTAAAAGAAAATGGAGCCTTAACGCCGGTGCACGCTTTGAGCATACGGATATTCGAGGCAATTTTTTAACGACGAAAACGGCTCTAGCCAGTCAGTATAACAATCTTATTCCTAGCGTAACTCTGTCCAAGGGCCTCAAAACACATACGCTGAAAGTTAGCTATACGCAACGCATTCAGCGGCCTCAAATCTGGTATCTGAATCCTTGGCTCAACGCCAGCGATCCTAAAAACCTACAGACGGGTAATCCTTACCTGGATCCGGAAGTGAGCCACGCCACAGAACTGTCTCATAGTGTAACCACAAAAAAAGGCGTATCGATCAATTCGGCACTTTACTGGCGGCAGACGGATAATGCGATTGAGTTTCTGTCAACGGTTGATTCTACGGGTGTATCGCTTGTGAAGCCCCAAAATATAGCCCAGCGGAAAGCGTACGGACTGAACATAAATTTATCCGGGCAAATCAATAAAAACTGGACTATGAACGGCGGTAGCGATCTACGCTATATCGATTTGTATAGTCCGGCCCTCAAACAGGGCAACAGCGGTATGATTTGGAATGTTAATTTCAATAGCACGTATAAATTGCCTAATAATTACACCTTGCAGGCAAACGGGAGCTATGGTTCGGGCTGGATCAGCTTACAAGGGACCAATTCAGGATTTTACTGGTACGGATTCTCGGCGAAACGCGAGTTCTGGGACAAAAAAGCTAGCTTAACGTTAGGAGTAAACAATCCCTTCAGCCGGGGGATACGGCAAACGGCAACTGAATCGGCACCATCTTTTAGGAGCGAGGGCCGTTACTTCTTTGTTAACCGCTCGGCTCGCCTTACGTTCGAATGGCGATTTGGTCAGATGAATGCCGGGGGTAGCAAGCAAAGCAAGAAAATAAGCAACGACGATAGGGGAGGCCGGTAA
- a CDS encoding serine hydrolase domain-containing protein, which translates to MKSVVLAISLLCATLSAYAQSLKTELDSVMSRHFPAKSPGGALFVQIDGKIIYQKGYGSANLAKATGVTPATNFRMASVSKQFTAMCILLLEKQKKLSVEDNLLRFFPDFNSKVGQKVTLRHLLTHRSGLVDYETLLPPKRKNQIFDAEVVQLLKPLDSTYFEPGTSFRYSNSAFCVLEQVVEKVSGQPYLSFIRQTIFDPLGMKQTTLYDPPKGIIPNRAMGYAPGEKEDEVVPADQSVTSGTKGDGCIYTSLIDYQKWCKALEDNTLLDLTAAFERISYPIENTEQASYGLGWFQYHPDENTAEYFHSGSTSGFSTFVVRVPAKKTTIVLFSNLADNTAPFEEVLTTIRVASETAPLIDVWALHDLTQ; encoded by the coding sequence ATGAAATCCGTTGTATTAGCCATAAGCCTGCTTTGTGCTACTTTATCTGCCTACGCTCAATCGTTGAAGACTGAATTAGATTCCGTAATGAGTCGCCACTTCCCGGCCAAATCACCGGGAGGGGCTTTGTTTGTCCAGATTGACGGGAAAATAATCTACCAGAAAGGGTACGGCTCCGCTAATTTAGCTAAAGCAACGGGCGTTACTCCGGCGACGAATTTCCGGATGGCGTCGGTTTCCAAGCAGTTTACGGCCATGTGCATTTTGCTGTTAGAGAAACAAAAAAAGCTGTCTGTTGAGGATAACCTGCTCCGATTTTTCCCGGATTTTAATTCCAAGGTAGGTCAGAAAGTAACGCTTCGGCACCTGCTAACGCATAGGTCTGGTCTGGTTGATTACGAAACCCTGCTCCCACCCAAGCGAAAAAACCAGATTTTTGATGCTGAAGTGGTTCAATTGCTCAAGCCGCTGGACAGCACTTACTTTGAACCGGGCACCTCTTTTCGGTATAGCAATTCTGCGTTCTGTGTGTTGGAGCAGGTGGTCGAAAAAGTTTCTGGCCAGCCTTATTTATCCTTTATTCGTCAGACCATTTTTGACCCTCTAGGCATGAAGCAAACGACCCTTTATGATCCTCCCAAAGGCATTATTCCAAATAGGGCAATGGGGTATGCACCGGGCGAGAAAGAAGATGAAGTCGTGCCAGCCGATCAGAGCGTCACCAGTGGAACCAAAGGCGATGGCTGTATCTATACGTCCTTAATCGATTACCAAAAGTGGTGCAAGGCCTTAGAAGACAATACGCTTCTTGATCTTACCGCCGCTTTTGAGCGTATTAGTTATCCTATTGAAAATACAGAACAAGCCTCTTACGGACTGGGTTGGTTTCAGTACCATCCCGACGAAAACACGGCTGAGTATTTTCATTCGGGGAGCACATCTGGGTTTAGCACGTTTGTGGTGCGAGTTCCGGCGAAGAAGACAACCATTGTGCTGTTTTCTAACCTGGCCGATAACACTGCTCCTTTCGAGGAAGTACTAACCACCATTCGCGTTGCCTCAGAAACAGCGCCGCTGATTGACGTATGGGCACTGCATGATTTAACGCAGTAG
- a CDS encoding glycosyltransferase, with product MLYFFLSFFAAAVLVQLFYIVAIFSRTAFYKSRVLPAGELISNVVSAQPQAGVSIVVCAWNELQNLRELLPILDRQNYSTFEVIVMNDRSTDGTRTFLEEAAQEFEHLRFYHIDHDYDHVTPKKYALTTGIRKATYDIILVTDADCRPASAEWLAGMVAHLANPAKEIVLGFSPYEKRPGWLNRLIRYETLYTAVQYFSLALAGQPYMGVGRNLMYRRDLFLANKGFYSHMRVMGGDDDLFMNEVATGKNVAVCLHPATFVESIPKETVAAWRYQKRRHLSVGKYYRLKNKLWLGILSFSHIMSWLTSIPVLIMAGLAWVKWEEAIVHEPTGQLIIGAVGLFLLRFILFWVVVGRISYRLGKTVHWLAIPAMDLVLSIYYAVMGVTTLWPRRNRKIMWR from the coding sequence GTGCTCTATTTCTTCTTGTCCTTTTTTGCGGCTGCCGTTTTGGTTCAGCTTTTTTATATCGTCGCTATTTTCTCCCGAACTGCTTTTTACAAAAGCCGGGTATTGCCGGCTGGTGAACTTATAAGTAATGTTGTCTCGGCTCAACCGCAGGCAGGTGTCTCCATTGTTGTTTGCGCCTGGAACGAGCTGCAAAATCTGCGTGAGTTACTGCCGATTCTCGACCGGCAAAACTACTCAACATTTGAAGTGATTGTGATGAACGATCGCTCTACGGATGGAACGCGTACTTTTCTGGAAGAAGCCGCACAGGAATTTGAGCACTTACGCTTTTATCATATTGATCACGACTATGATCATGTTACTCCCAAAAAGTATGCATTAACTACTGGGATTCGTAAAGCAACATACGATATAATATTAGTAACCGATGCTGATTGTCGTCCGGCAAGCGCTGAATGGCTGGCTGGTATGGTGGCCCATCTAGCCAATCCGGCAAAAGAAATTGTATTGGGTTTCTCGCCGTACGAAAAACGGCCCGGCTGGCTTAACCGACTGATTCGCTACGAAACCTTATATACGGCGGTTCAATATTTCTCGCTGGCGCTGGCCGGTCAGCCCTACATGGGTGTTGGCCGAAATCTGATGTATCGCCGCGATTTATTTCTGGCTAACAAAGGTTTTTACTCACACATGCGCGTAATGGGGGGTGATGATGATTTGTTTATGAACGAAGTGGCGACGGGTAAAAATGTGGCTGTTTGTTTGCACCCGGCTACCTTTGTGGAGTCGATTCCGAAAGAGACCGTGGCGGCGTGGCGGTACCAGAAGCGCCGGCATTTATCCGTAGGGAAATACTACAGGCTGAAAAATAAACTTTGGCTGGGTATTTTGTCTTTTTCGCACATTATGAGCTGGCTAACGAGCATTCCCGTATTGATCATGGCTGGACTTGCCTGGGTAAAGTGGGAAGAAGCAATAGTGCATGAACCAACGGGTCAGTTGATAATTGGCGCTGTCGGCTTATTTCTCCTCCGATTCATTTTATTTTGGGTGGTAGTTGGACGAATTAGCTACCGACTCGGTAAAACGGTTCATTGGCTGGCCATACCAGCGATGGATTTAGTGTTGAGTATTTATTATGCGGTGATGGGTGTAACAACGCTATGGCCCCGGCGCAATCGAAAAATCATGTGGCGATGA
- a CDS encoding glycerophosphodiester phosphodiesterase family protein — MHKLGLLGLLLCSHMLVAQHSLDRQGHRGARGLMPENTIPAMKKALDLGVQTLELDVVISKDKQVVVSHDTYMASDFILKPDGTPILASEQKDINLYQLTYAEIKKFDVGSKPHPQFPQQQKFTTYKPLLAVLIDSVETYAKAKGLPQPQYNIEIKSTPASDNKYHPEPKEFVDLVMKICQQKKLGKRLTIQSFDVRPLQLIHNQFPDVTLSYLTANPKTLAENLAVLGFVPPVYSPYYKTVTGDLVKACHNQQMRIVPWTVNTKAEIDEMVKLGVDGIISDYPNLF; from the coding sequence ATGCATAAGTTAGGACTTCTGGGGCTACTACTTTGTTCGCACATGCTGGTAGCCCAGCATTCCTTGGATCGACAGGGGCACCGGGGCGCTCGGGGGCTAATGCCGGAAAACACAATTCCCGCGATGAAAAAAGCGCTGGATCTGGGTGTTCAAACGCTGGAACTGGATGTGGTTATCTCGAAGGACAAGCAAGTGGTTGTCTCTCATGATACCTACATGGCTTCGGATTTTATTCTAAAACCGGACGGAACGCCTATTCTGGCAAGCGAGCAAAAGGATATCAATCTGTACCAACTGACTTACGCTGAAATTAAGAAGTTCGACGTAGGCAGTAAGCCTCATCCGCAGTTTCCGCAGCAGCAGAAGTTTACGACGTACAAACCGCTGCTGGCTGTTCTGATTGATTCGGTGGAGACCTACGCAAAAGCCAAAGGATTGCCGCAGCCGCAGTATAACATCGAGATCAAATCCACACCCGCGTCGGACAACAAATACCATCCTGAGCCAAAGGAATTTGTGGATCTGGTTATGAAGATATGCCAGCAGAAGAAACTGGGAAAGCGGTTAACGATTCAGTCGTTTGATGTTCGGCCTTTGCAATTAATCCATAACCAATTTCCGGACGTAACGCTCTCTTACTTAACGGCTAATCCGAAAACCTTGGCAGAGAACCTTGCTGTATTAGGCTTTGTTCCACCCGTTTATAGTCCTTATTACAAGACGGTTACGGGTGACTTGGTTAAGGCTTGTCACAACCAGCAAATGCGGATTGTTCCGTGGACGGTTAATACCAAAGCTGAAATAGACGAGATGGTTAAATTAGGTGTAGACGGGATTATCTCTGATTATCCAAACTTATTTTAA
- a CDS encoding TonB-dependent receptor, translating to MKKNLFSTLLLLLLACFGISETMAQTTQASIAGIISDKQQAPLPGATVQVRNESTGFSTGTVTNAQGEYSFKELPLGGPYTIKATFIGYGEQKRTGYALNQGDAVRLNLVMQEDAQSLEVVQVVASGLKNKTEYLGAATAISARSIATLPVNGRNFTSLMDLSPLSRGGNLSGQLGSSTNYTIDGMNAKNPTSAGATTSRSGAPYSISIEAVREFKVVTNQYDVTFGRSGGGTVSAVTKAGTNQWTGSAFNYTRAGWLSSRYDIRGNVPTNDFSTNQYGFSLGGPIIKDKLHFFAVWDHQQDSRPLIIADVQSPVDENRFNVTRETLDRYVSIARSKYGVANTQQYGTFDKGRGSDAAFARLDWQINRKNLLTIRNNFTSDRNKLGLADNTAINIYESYGDDYNKDNSLLATLRTSLNPRLTNELKLQHLYTYQDSRPGDQLPESNIPRAIVENVVSTINGANRSTSIQMGGHRFAQEGFTNNVLQLVDNVYYNTDKIQYTFGVDLMYTHSRSLYGSEVNGRFHYIGLDNFEQLKPYRYYREVPLVDDPTVRGSILNAGAYGQMSTRLGAGLVMTAGLRLDYAHYPSTSLNEVVLADLNLRTDNKLRSFVVQPRLQLNWDVNERHTDYIRFGAGIFASDINNYVIINNLTFDGKHLATVDVRSPNIPAPDFAAYRNNYASIPSLNAFQLPTINMTGPDARVPIMYKANLSYSRFLTDKLKVGIAGYMTLGRNNYMYVDRNMVAEPFFRLANEGNRGVYVPANTIPENNGAADWLQGRISQRLGRVLELNSEGKVNQFAVVADATYQYFRDGEISMSYTWNDTKDNTSFNGNVANTATLSLPVKDDPRDLSKMTYSDNHFRHKVVFYGTLPSFWGVTVGVRYSGLGGTRYSLLSGGNTNGDFVSGTNDLAFIFDRFSENVPANVKTGLQAVLDNPDASQSIKDYINQYSGQIAERNGGINGFYGVFDVRASKKVRLFRNHNLEVSVDVFNFANMLKRTWGVNKSLGTQALYALGIPRTATTEQVPFFSQATQQFNYRVNTAGVVSPSGNPFQVQIGARYNF from the coding sequence ATGAAAAAAAATCTATTTTCGACGCTTTTATTGCTTCTTTTGGCTTGTTTCGGGATATCCGAAACAATGGCCCAAACCACCCAGGCTTCCATTGCCGGGATTATTTCGGATAAACAGCAGGCTCCCCTGCCCGGCGCTACAGTTCAGGTACGCAATGAATCGACTGGTTTTTCTACCGGTACTGTAACCAATGCTCAGGGTGAATACTCCTTTAAGGAATTGCCACTGGGAGGTCCTTACACCATCAAAGCCACTTTTATCGGTTATGGCGAACAAAAAAGAACCGGTTATGCGCTCAACCAGGGCGATGCCGTCCGGCTAAACTTGGTTATGCAGGAAGATGCGCAGTCGCTGGAGGTGGTTCAGGTTGTGGCTTCTGGTCTGAAAAATAAGACGGAATACCTGGGTGCCGCTACGGCTATTTCGGCCCGATCAATCGCTACGCTGCCCGTCAATGGCCGGAATTTCACCTCGCTGATGGATCTTTCGCCGCTGAGCCGGGGCGGTAACCTATCGGGTCAATTGGGCTCATCTACCAACTACACCATCGACGGGATGAACGCCAAAAACCCGACATCGGCAGGAGCAACTACCAGCCGCAGTGGGGCACCTTATTCAATTTCCATCGAAGCCGTTCGGGAATTCAAGGTAGTTACGAACCAGTACGACGTGACTTTCGGCCGTAGCGGAGGTGGAACCGTCAGCGCGGTAACCAAAGCCGGTACGAACCAATGGACCGGTAGTGCTTTTAATTATACACGGGCGGGCTGGTTGTCCAGTCGGTACGATATTCGGGGCAACGTACCAACGAATGATTTTTCTACCAATCAGTACGGTTTCTCTTTGGGTGGTCCGATCATAAAGGATAAATTACACTTCTTTGCTGTCTGGGATCACCAGCAGGATTCTCGCCCGTTGATCATTGCTGATGTTCAGTCACCTGTAGACGAAAACCGGTTTAATGTAACGCGTGAAACCCTGGATCGGTACGTAAGTATTGCCCGTAGTAAATACGGAGTGGCCAACACGCAGCAGTATGGCACCTTCGACAAAGGTCGGGGTTCCGATGCTGCCTTTGCCCGTCTCGACTGGCAGATCAATCGCAAGAATCTGTTAACCATCCGGAACAACTTTACCAGCGACCGCAACAAACTCGGTTTAGCGGACAACACGGCCATCAACATTTATGAGTCGTACGGAGATGATTATAACAAGGATAACAGCTTGCTGGCTACCTTACGGACTTCGCTGAACCCACGGCTTACCAACGAGCTGAAGCTTCAGCATCTTTATACGTATCAGGACAGCCGCCCGGGCGATCAACTCCCTGAATCAAACATCCCCCGCGCTATTGTGGAGAACGTAGTTTCGACTATTAACGGAGCGAACCGCTCGACCAGCATCCAGATGGGGGGCCACCGCTTTGCGCAGGAGGGCTTCACCAACAATGTGCTTCAACTGGTTGATAATGTGTATTATAATACCGACAAAATTCAATATACATTCGGAGTTGACCTGATGTATACGCACTCGCGCTCGCTATACGGAAGCGAGGTAAACGGTCGTTTTCACTATATTGGATTAGACAATTTCGAGCAGTTAAAACCGTACCGTTATTACCGGGAAGTGCCGCTGGTAGATGATCCTACCGTGCGGGGAAGCATTCTGAATGCCGGTGCCTACGGACAAATGAGCACCCGCTTGGGCGCTGGTCTGGTCATGACGGCTGGTTTACGCCTGGATTATGCTCACTATCCATCGACCTCACTGAATGAAGTGGTTTTGGCTGACCTCAACCTCCGGACAGACAATAAGCTTCGGTCTTTTGTGGTACAGCCGCGCTTGCAATTAAACTGGGACGTAAACGAGCGGCATACGGATTACATTCGGTTCGGAGCGGGGATTTTTGCGTCTGATATCAATAACTACGTAATTATCAACAACCTTACCTTTGATGGTAAGCATCTGGCGACGGTGGATGTTCGCTCTCCGAATATTCCAGCCCCTGACTTTGCGGCGTACCGGAATAATTACGCCAGTATTCCTTCCTTGAATGCATTCCAACTGCCTACCATTAACATGACAGGTCCCGATGCGCGTGTACCGATTATGTACAAAGCGAACCTTTCTTACAGCCGGTTCCTGACGGATAAGCTCAAAGTGGGTATTGCCGGTTATATGACCTTAGGGCGTAATAACTACATGTACGTGGATCGCAACATGGTGGCCGAACCTTTCTTCCGACTGGCTAATGAGGGCAATCGGGGTGTATACGTTCCCGCCAACACAATTCCAGAAAATAATGGCGCTGCCGACTGGTTGCAAGGGCGGATTAGCCAACGGCTAGGCCGCGTGCTGGAGCTAAACAGCGAAGGAAAAGTAAACCAGTTTGCCGTGGTAGCCGATGCCACATACCAGTATTTCCGCGATGGCGAAATTTCGATGAGCTATACCTGGAATGATACGAAAGACAATACTTCTTTCAACGGAAACGTGGCCAATACTGCTACTCTATCGTTACCTGTTAAAGACGATCCGCGTGATTTGAGCAAGATGACGTATTCTGACAACCACTTCCGCCATAAAGTAGTATTCTACGGTACCCTGCCTTCGTTCTGGGGCGTTACGGTTGGCGTACGGTATTCAGGCCTCGGTGGAACGCGTTACTCATTGCTTTCAGGAGGTAACACCAACGGTGATTTCGTATCGGGAACCAATGACTTGGCATTCATTTTCGACCGATTCAGCGAAAATGTACCCGCCAATGTTAAAACAGGCTTACAGGCTGTTCTGGACAACCCTGATGCCAGCCAGAGCATCAAGGATTATATCAATCAATACTCTGGTCAAATTGCTGAGCGTAACGGTGGAATCAACGGATTCTATGGTGTATTCGACGTGCGGGCTAGCAAAAAAGTGCGGTTGTTCCGCAACCATAATCTGGAAGTATCGGTCGATGTATTCAACTTTGCCAACATGCTCAAACGGACTTGGGGCGTTAACAAATCGCTGGGAACGCAGGCGCTGTATGCATTGGGTATTCCGAGAACAGCTACTACAGAACAAGTACCTTTTTTCAGCCAGGCAACACAGCAGTTCAATTACCGAGTCAATACGGCGGGTGTAGTTTCACCGTCGGGAAATCCTTTCCAGGTTCAGATTGGTGCCCGCTATAATTTCTAA
- the rsmG gene encoding 16S rRNA (guanine(527)-N(7))-methyltransferase RsmG gives MNEELKRILTYFPQLTSRQQEQFAALDELYRHWNAQINVVSRQDIDALYEKHVLHSLGIAKVIQFKPGTEILDVGTGGGFPGIPLAILFPLADFHLVDSIGKKIKVVNEVVQALGLTNVKAEQARVERLDTTYDFVVSRAVTRLHPFIGWVRYKIHKAGNNALPNGVLYLKGGDLAEELAEIKERYRIYELSDYFEEPFFETKKIIYIPKQS, from the coding sequence ATGAACGAAGAATTAAAACGAATACTAACTTATTTTCCCCAGCTGACTAGCCGGCAGCAGGAGCAGTTTGCGGCGCTGGACGAATTGTATCGGCATTGGAACGCGCAGATTAATGTCGTATCCCGGCAAGACATTGATGCGCTGTATGAAAAGCACGTGCTGCATTCACTGGGAATTGCTAAAGTGATCCAGTTTAAGCCGGGCACTGAAATATTGGACGTGGGTACGGGGGGAGGCTTTCCGGGCATTCCGCTAGCCATTCTTTTTCCGCTCGCCGATTTTCATCTGGTGGACAGTATTGGGAAAAAGATCAAGGTTGTTAACGAAGTGGTGCAGGCGCTGGGCTTAACCAACGTGAAGGCAGAGCAAGCCCGGGTTGAGCGACTGGATACGACCTATGACTTTGTGGTCAGCCGGGCTGTGACGCGTTTACATCCTTTTATTGGCTGGGTTCGGTATAAAATTCACAAAGCGGGAAACAATGCGTTACCCAATGGCGTCTTATACCTGAAAGGCGGCGATTTAGCAGAAGAATTAGCGGAAATCAAGGAGAGATACCGGATTTATGAATTATCTGACTACTTTGAGGAGCCTTTTTTTGAGACAAAAAAAATCATTTATATACCGAAGCAGTCGTAG